In Choloepus didactylus isolate mChoDid1 chromosome 18, mChoDid1.pri, whole genome shotgun sequence, the genomic stretch AGGCCCAGCAACAGCTTCCACGTGTccaggaggcaggagggaggagcAGCTGTCCCTGTAAGGGCAGCTGGGCCCCACTTTGCTGCAGTCCTCACTGCTCCCTCTTGCCTGCTGTTCAGCCTTCTCCCTCCACGGGAGCGCTTTCTGCCCATCGATTCCAGCTGCCCTTGAAGGGCCTGCAGGAGGAGGCCGTTCCAGGGGCTCGGGGCTGCTTGTCCCCTGCTCAGCGTGGATGCTGGCATTGGCCTCATGCGGTTCAGATGCCAGCTCCACCAGCTGCCACCAAGGAGACCCTCGGGAAGTTGGCGGCCTCCCCAAAGCCCCAGCCCCCTGCTTACAGAATCCTGCTTCTCAGGATTGAATGAGCTAACGCCGAGCAGCACCTGGCACAGCACGTGCAGCCAGTGTCACTACCGGGATCACCTTCCACAGAGGTAACTGGGCAGATGGGCAGAAACGCCCGACAGAACGTGTGCACCCTGATGCCGAGAAAAATCGCCAAACGCCAGGGAACTTTTGGTGCGTCCACGAGACGAAGGCCCAGCTGTGGCACGTGCCACATTCAGAAATGGCCCAGGGGCGCGAGGACACTGGTGAGGCCCCTGTCCACGGTCAGCGGCGCCACATGGTCCTCCAGTGGAAACCACGCCGCCCGGGAAACAACGCGGTCCCTCTCCACCAGCCGCCACGGACGATGCTCTCGGACGTGCCACCAGCGCGAGAACGCAGGGGTGCTGGACACCGACCTCGGGCTTAAAAACGGGGGTGAGTGGGAAGAACGTGCATTTAAATTTGCTTGTGCTTATGTACAGGAAACTCCGGAAGGGCTCCCAGGAAACAAGGAAAAGTGTTTCCCTGTGGTGGGGGGGAGTGTGAGGCGGCTTCCCCCGGTGCCGTTATATGCTtggttttattttgaaacatgtGAACGCATggtctaataaaaaattaattttaaagtattCTTAAATATCTGCTTTTGTGGCTTTGTATATATTAAGGAAAAACATTTATGGCATATcattaaatggaaaagaaagaataggcTACGAAGCCACCCGTTGATTTGTCGGACAAAAATCCTATGTGAGCGTAGAAAGCAGCGTGGAGGGTTAGAGTTTGCTCCTGTCCACCTCAGGGTCCCCAGAATCCAAAACACGTGTAGAGGCTCAAAAGTCACTgagcagatgaatgaatgaatgaaagagagaatGCTAAAATGAGCGGTATGGACTGTGGAGGGTATTTATGAGggacttttatcttttttatgtcGTTTCTGTTTACtccaaaagttttaaatgagcACCCCTCTACACAGCCAACGGAAGGCTCCGTCCAGCGACCGTGGGGGTGACGGGCTCCTGAGCGGGGCTTCCTGGGTGGGCCCAGAAGGACTGGGActgagagagggaaggggaggcctgggctgggggcccGGCCTCGGCCTCTCCATGAAGGCGATCACAGCCCTCggctccatttcacagatgtggaaactgaggcccagaggtaTGGAGCCAGAGGGGACAGATCTGGAGAGAGACTCGGGTTCAAATCCTTGACTCCCAGGGGACCCTCCTCCTCACAGAGCTTCAGCCTCCCCTCCCTAAAATTGGATGGTGACGCCGGTGCCAAGCCTGGGAGCTGCTAGCACCTGGGGGGTGTCCCCAGGCAGTGTGGCAGCCGAGGTTGGCATCGATGAATCTGAGGCAATCTCGGCAGCCTCCCTGGAGTCAGCGTCCCGCGGCCTCCcgcctcacccccacccctccgcAGGCAGCACACAGAGGGTCCCGCTAAAACCGAGGCCACTGCCTCCGTCTGGGGGAGTCcgacaataaaaaggaactacTGCCAGGACAAGGGTGGATCCCAAAGGCACGATGCTGAGCAGAGGAGACGACATCCAGCAGGATTCCCTACATGAGACATTCCAGACAAGGcagaactagaggacagaacgcAGCTCGGCGTTTGCCAGGGGAGGGATGGGGTGGGCGTGCAAGGGGCGTGGGGAATCTGGGGGGACGGGGATGATAAACCGTTTTATAATTTGATTGTGGCGGTGGTATCTGCCGACGCTTGCAGAACTGTACAGTGAAAGGCGTGTTTTTACCTTTTGTAAACGACGCTTGaccctttttataaaaagggaaaagaaacccTTAGCCACGAAGAGCGACTTCATTGTACTGTTCTATTTACAGATGTTTGACTTGTTCCGTGTTTAGAAAATGAGCTAAATCACGTCCCTCCTCCCGAGCCTCCCCTGGCGCCCCAGGAAGGGCCCGAGCCCCCTCGACCTGCCCGCAGCGCGTCTGCCCTCGCGCCCCCCGGGCTGTTCCCAACGGCGCCCCAGGCCCCTACTCCACTGGTCAGGCTGGAATCTCCCCCACAGACAGGAGGCCCCAGCTCGGGAGCTCCATCCTGCCCGGGCCTGTCTGACCCCAGGACCTCCCCTGGACGCCCGCCCGTCTCACCCCTTTCCAGGCTGCATCTCCCTCCAGGACACACACGGCCTCAGCCCATGTGTatttcagtgtttgcttcatctctctccctcccaacCACACATCTGCTCCAGAAGAGCAGGGGGTCTGCCTGCTTTGTTCACTGGTGCATCCCCGGCACACAGTAGgctctcaacaaatgtttgttgaatgaataaatgactgatGACTCCACAGGGCCCCACCCAGGCCTCATCTACCCCAGGCCTGTTGGGACACAGCTTTGTTGTCCAACTCCGGGGGCCGGGGCTCAGGGGGCTCACGTGTCCGTTCAGCAGCCCTCCCCCTAGATCCCCTCCATGACCGGCCCACACTGGGGGATGACAGACAGGGCACATCCACTCACCTAAGCAAACATCCATTGTCCACTTTATTCTTTTATCGATCTGCTGCCTTGTTCCAGAAAGGACTTTTGCAAGGTTCAAAAACCCCAACAAACTAAGGGACAATTAGAAGtaggggaggaaaaaagaagtcAAATACAGGGACATCCTGAGCTCTGAGGGTTGGCCAGGGCAGGGACTACTTACTCGGGGAGGACACTCTCCCAGAGCCAGGCTGGGTGGGCAGAGAGGCACTAAACATATTTCGATATCGTGCAAGAGGTGTCGACTCAGAGGTGAGGGCTTCCCGGAGGAGGTGAGGTTTGGGCAAGAGCACATGCAAAAGCCCAGAAGTGGGAAATAGCATGACGTTTGTCACGGAATTCCCAGGAACACGCCACGCTGAGTTCTTTGGAAGCAGGCAAGTTGCCAGGGATATGCACAAGGTCATATCTTGCTTGCTGAGGATCACAGGCAGCCTGGACTCAGGGAGCTCAAGGCCCCTTTGACCCCAGGATCCTTTGCTGTCTCCATGTATGTAATGACTCACTCCCCAGCCCTGTTTTGTTTCCAAACTCCCTGATACAACACATACTCGTAAAATAAAAACGATCTGCTAGGAGAGGATCTTCTCAataaacagatctgacaaatgaCTCATAGGcaaactatataaagaactccaataaatcaaaaagaaaaaaggaaaaaaagcttgATGGGCAAAATACCCAGGCAGGCACTTCCCAAAAGCAGATATTCCAACAGCCAAGGGGCACTTGAAAAGAGACTCATCTTCGGTCTtcagggaagtgcaaattaaagccacaatgaaacACCAGTCACACTCCCCGAACtgctaaaatttaaaatgctgatACCTCCAAAAACATCAGTGAACACGTGGGGCAAATGAAACTCTCAAAACTGTTGGTAAGAGCGTAAAATGGcacaaacactttggaaaaagGTCTGGCAGTTTCTGATAAAAGTAAACAAACACTGACTAAGACCCAGCAATCCACTTCTGGAGCCTACCCAAGTGCGAAATGGAAACTAAAAGACTCGCTCAAGGACTCTCATAGCAGATTTACTGACAATagtcaaaaactgaaaacaacccaaaaggCCCACTGACAGGTAAAAGAACAGATTGCGGTATTTGCACCCAGTGGAACACTGTTCCACAACAGGAAAACTACACACAACAACAGGGCGAGTCTCGTAGCTAAAACACTGAGCCAAAGAAGCTGGAGGTGACAAGTGCGTGCCATTCCATGCAGATCAAGTTCTAGAAAAAGCAGATTAGCCAATGTTGCCAGAAGTCAGAGGCGGTGGCCCAAGCGCGTTCTGCATCTGCATGTGGGTGGCGGGTACGTGGGTGCGAGCCTCAAGCCTACACCTTAATTAACAAAGTATTAAAAGTAACCTGTGCCACGGGGCGCAGCCTCAGGTGCCGGCAAGAGGGACGAGCTGGGCTCTGCGGCTGAGccttggggtgggctgggggtggggccggTCAAGTTCCCTTTCCAAAGAAAAAGCCCGCCTCTGAGAGCCCTGCCCCTCTccgggactcagtttccccatccgcGGAGTGGGCGGATCCGGGGACCCCCAGGGcctcttccccctgcccccctcGGGGAGAGGTGCACTTCGCCCCACGCCAAACACGGCTTCTGGGGACAGCCCCTGCCCAGCAGCTCGGTCCCACCGCGCACCCGCGCCAGGCCCTTCGGTGCCGCGGCCGGTCTCGCCTCGTGCCAAGTGGAGCCGAGCGCGCCGGTGTCTGAGGCTGGTGGGGAGGTTCCCACCACGCGCGGTGCGCACTTACTGAGCGCTTCCTGTGTACCGCAGCGAGGCAGAGGCCGTGCACACagcaagtgcttaataaatggtgCCTGTCGCGATCTCCAGAACCTCTCTGAGAAGGGGTCGGCGGGGAGCCAGCGAGCTGCGGGCGGGCCCGGCGCGGGCGGAGACGAGAGGGTCTGCCCGGCGCGGTGGGCTCGGCCGGGGCAGGGGTGCGCGGCGCCTTTAAGAGCCGGAGCGAATGTAGCCAAGCAGAAAGGCCGCGCGCCCATTGGCTGCGCGCGGGCACGTGACCGCACAGCTGATTTCCTGGctcccccttctttttttttttttgtcggcGCCGCCGCCGAGTGTCAGTCTCCGCGCCGCCGCCTGCGGTCTCCGCTCCCGCGCGCGCCCCCCGCCGCCGCCCCGATGGCGCACTCGGCTTCCCCCGGCGCCCCGGAGCCCGGCTGCCCCGTCCGCGTGGAGCACGACCGCCGGCGCCGCCAGTTCTCCGTGCGCCTCAACGGTAACGCGCCGCCGCCCCCCGGCTTTTGTCTGCGCGCGCGGGCGGCGCCGGGACCCCGACCCCGGACCCCGACCCCGGCCCGGCCGTGCGCCCCCGGCCCTGCGAGCGTCCCTGGCCGCGGCGGGGGCTCCTGTGCCGCTCCAGACGCGGGCCCCGGGGACTGCGCTGCGGCCAGAGCGGGCCGGGGGTGGGCGGACAACTTCCCGGGAGGGCCCTCGGGCACCCGGCGAGAGCCCGGACGGGGAGGACGGCCGAGACCGCCCCTTCCCGCTGGTCCGCTGTCCTCGGGAACCGCGGCGCCCCGGAAGCTGGGTGGACCTGGGGCTggcggggagggggctcctgccCTGTGCGGGGTGTGGGATGGGCGCGCCATCTACCCCAGCGGCTCCGGAGACCTCCTCTCTGTGTGCCCCGGTTTCTCCCTGGGAGGACTGAGGGCTCCTGACTGTGGGGATGTCTAAGCTGCAAGGGCCTGGAGGCCCTGCTGAGCCCATTTCAGAGGAGGGTAGACTGAGGCCCAGGAAACGGGGAGGctggggtgaggagggggcagggctgggagaggCTCCCGTGGCCTGGCTCTGAGCTGGGCTTGTCCCCACCTGCATGTGGCCGGGCAGGAGGGGCCTGGGGCAGCGAATTTTCTCAGACTAAGTCATGGATGGGGACGTTTCAGATGAGGAGAGGAGGATGGGATGACAGGGAGGGAAGTGACTTACCCAGCCGGCCTCACACAGTgccagagccagaattcaaacccggCCTGGCGGCCCTGCAGCCCCCATTCTCTCCTCGTGGAAGCAGACGTGGACCAGGGGAGCCCCCAAACAAGCCCAGAGGGCCCCGGGCAGGGATGTGAGGAGAGGCAGCCCCCTGGCCTCGGGGctgggtgtgtgtctgtggggagggagaggatggcCCGGCCCTGCCCGCAGCCCTCGAGGCCGGCCTGGCTGAGCCACGGACAGGGGTGAACACTGGGGGCCCCGGCTGGCCGGTGAGGCGAGTGCCCAGGTCCACACGGTGGCCAGGTTAGGCTGATGACCTTCCAGCCCACTCCAGTTCTGGGTGAGCAAAGAGGCTTTAGCGGCTGCACTTATTAAGCACCTGCTGTGTTCCAGGCCCTGCACACGTGGAGTCACTTCCTTTATCCTGGGAGCAGCGTGGGGGGGTGGTTAACTGCTCTTCCCACTGGACAGACAAGGAGACCGAGGCAAGAAGTGCAGACGCCCCTCGGCAGTGGACGAGCTGGGCCTCTCCTGCAAGGATCTGTCGAGCACCTTTGGGTGCCAAGCGCTGTTCTCAGTGCCGAGGACCCAGCAGTGAGCACGACCGACCGAGCCCCTGACAGCCTAGAGGGGGGATGGGCAATAAGTAGCGAAGTCGGGGGCACAGTGAAGCAAGGGCTCTGGTGAGAAATAaggtggggagagggcagtggggCGTAGAAGGAAGAGCTCCAGGGGGGACCCCTGGGCAGGTGACATTTCAGTGAACTCACGGGCCAGGAAGGGAGCTGCGCGGGGGAGAAAGTTTCAAGCAGAGGCGCAGCGAGTGCAATGGCCTGGGGGTGCCCGTGTGTCTTTTGGAGAGGCAGGGAGGCCCGGGTGGCCGAGTGGACAGAGCGGAAGATGGGGAGGCGGGTGGACGGGGCAGGGCCTGGCACCACCGTGAGGCTCCGCCCTGGGCTCTGAGGGAGGGTCCTGAGCAGGGGAGGGGACATGGCCGGCCAGGGGGCCGTGAAGCCAAAGTCGAGCCCCCAGGTCTCTCCATGACCACTGCCCTGAGCCACCACTGAGCCAGCAGCGTGTGCCCCTCAGGCTGCAGCTGCCCCCATCCCTGGTGCCCGGAAAGGCAGCGGGCGTCCCTGGGGCCTGCTCTTGCTTCGTCCACACGCTCGTCCTTGCCCCACTGCCCCAGCAGGAGCAGCAGACCTGGGTTCTGGCCTGAGCTCGGCCTTCGTTTCCTCGTCTGTGCGGTGGGCATTTTGATCTGCCCGCCCTCCTCTCAGGGCTGGGGCGGCCGAGATGGTGGGCATCAGCGACACGCAGAACCCCCGAGCCCCTCTGTGACCCTGAcaccctcctgctgccctttggTCCGAGACTGCAGCTGCCTAGATTTGGGGGGGGGCGGAAGGCGCCGAGACCCAGGGCGGGGCCTCCGCTGGCAGAGGGGCTCCACATTTCTCAAGGTTGTTTGCATCTCTGACCTTGGTGCAGTTCTCAGGGCCACGGGACTGCCCACCACGGTTGTAGCATTGCCCAGGTGCGGGTGGGCTCCTGGGCTCCTGAGGCAGAGGCAGTGGGCCTGGCAGGGCTTGTTCCTGAGGTCCTAGTGGCCCCCTGCTCCCAGGGTGACAGGCCCTGTCCCAGAGCCCTCCAGAAAAGGGCTGGGACCTGAGCCAGGGTGTGCCTAGGGGTAAGGGGCTCAACCCATGGCCCTGGGAGCTCAGATAGCCATGGCCAAGGCTGGTGACCGGTGGGTGCGGTGtctggggtgggagggcagcCCATGGCACTGCCCCCTCCTCTTCCATCGCATGGTGGAGGACGGGGCTCTCCAGGCCTCCTGGGAAGGGGACATTGGGGCTCACCTAGAATGATAAGAAGGAGCAGCTCTGGAAAGCGTAGGGAGAGAGGCCCCAGGTGGAAGGAGCTGCCAGTACAGGTGCTGAGAGCTTGGGGTATTTGAGGTGCAGCGAGGAGGCCGGcgtggcaggggcagggggcacccCCTGCGGCTGTGTGGCCGGGGGTGTGAGTGCTTGGCGCGGGGTGACCCCGAAGGCCGTCCAGCCGGAGGAGGTGCGGCGCCCAGGAGCTGCCTGGGGAGAGCTCTCCAGGTGGGGAATGGCGAGTGCAGAGGCCCCGGGCAGCGTGCAAGGGACGTGCGGGAGGGGCTGTTGGCCAGAGCCGGTGGCTGCCCCCCAGCCCAGGGAGGTCGGGTCCAGCCATGGTCAGGGTTTACAGCCGTCTTCTCCCTCACGCTTTGTCCTACACCCGCCTGGTGACCCAGAGAACCCTCCGAAGTGAGCTCAGCCCGTCTGCAACCCAGCTGTCCCCTCTGAGCCAGTGCCCTGGCTTCTCTGACCCTGGGTCTCCTGCTGCGGTTTCATAGGGTCGTGGTAGGGACTGAACAGTGAGTTGGGAGAGCAGCTGCTCCTGGGACCCTGTGGCCCGAGCGCGGAGGCCGGTGTGTGGGTGGAGCCGGAGCCGCAGGGCTGCCGAACCCCTGGTGCCCATTAGGGAAGGTGGGCAGTCGTCTGGACAAAGTGTCCTGGGTGTGTGCTCTGGGCCAGGCACAGGCAAGTGTGcgtgcacacgtgtgtgcacaAGTGTACCTCTGTGCGTAGGCGTGCGTGTGtgcgtttgtgtgtgtgcatctgtgcgTGTGCACGCTTGCATGTGGGCTTGCATGTGGGCGCACGTGTGGAGATGACTGAGCCGTGCTCCCCGGGCTGTGGGGGTCGTACAGGTGGGACTCAGGGAACATGTAtacagggaatgaatgaatgaacaaatgcatgGGGCGCTAGCAAGTCTGCAGGCCTTCGAGGCCCTCTGCCTCCCTGCTCTGCAGAGACGGTGACGGGGCCAGGCCGAGGCCTGTCAGCGGCCGCTCGCCTCCCTGCCCTTCTTCGCCCCTCCGTCGGCCGCCCACCCGCACAGCCTCCCCACTTCCTGAACTCTCTGCCTCGGGCCCTGCACCTGCGTGGTGCGTCCTCCCCAGCGTCCTCGTGGGCCCGCCTCTCCTTCTGGTCTTTGCTCGAGTTGCTCTCGGAGAGGCCTGCCCCGTGCACCCTCTGAGACGCAGCCCCCGCCCAGCCCTGGCCCTCTCCCTGTGTGTGGTTCTCCGTGGCAGCCAGCACCTTCTGATGGATTATTTGGAGTCACCTTATCGTCTGTCTTCCCCACACCTTCCAGGAAGGCAGGGGTTGGGGGGTTGCCCGCTCCTGGGTCTCCGGCACCTGAaatgctgcctgccctgtggcgGGCCCCGAGTGAGCATTTGATCACCAAATGGCCGGAGCAGTGGGCAGTTCCTTCAGCTGACCCGGCAGCCCCAAAATAGCCACCCAGTCTCTGCTTGCCGCAACAGGTGGCAGGAGCTGGGCACAGGGCACAGGGCAGCAGGGGTGGAGGGGACAGCTGGGTCCCAGGCCGGGGCAGCGGGCAGCGGAGGGCTGTGGGCAGATGTGTCCGGTGCTGGGGACAGAGGGCCGAGGAgcgggtggggctgggggccccCAGCAGGTCCTGGGAGGGGGAATCTTCCTGGTCAGGGGATCGAGGCATGAGATCGAGGCTTGTAGAAGGGGGAGTGGGGAGAATGGACTCAGCTCGGGGGTCCAGAGGCCTGGGCTCCAGCAAGCCAGGCCCTTCTCTCTGGATTTGTTTTCCTACCTGGAAATGGGGAGCTGAATCGGAGCTCCCCCCCCCCCGAAGCTTTGGGGAGAACCGTGCTGGGGTCGGACCCCATTCTGCGGTCTGACTGTCTAACCCGGGACTGGGGATCGCGTCTCAGCCTGTGGGTGTCGTCCTCACGGTACCTGGCACGGGCTGGGGGCATTGGGAAGTGACTTCTCCCTGTAGTTCTTTGAAGATAGAGCACATGGGGTGCACTTGCTTTTAAGAGAAAGACGCTTGGCCTTGAAATGCTCTCCCTTAGAGCCAGTGAGTCTTGTTTTACCCACCGGCCACTCTCCCCTCGGCCACCTCCTGCTCCTCGTTCACAGCTCAGCCAGAGGTTTCTCCATGGAGggcccctccccgactgcccttGGCTGAAACGCCCTGCCCCGTGCCCCAGGCCCCGCTTGTTTATTTCCCTCATGCACTCAGAGCTCCCTGAAGCTGCCTCGGAGTGTCCTCACCTCCGCTCCCTCCAAGCCGCGTCCCCGCCGGGGGACCCCAGTCACCCCTGCCCATCACTGCCCCGGGGGACCCCGGCCATCCCTGCCCATCACCGCCCCGGGGGACCCCGGCCATCCCTGCCCGTCACCGCCCCGGGGGACCCCGGCCATCCCTGCCCGTCACCGCCCCACTGGCCCCGCTGCTACCACCCGGCCCCGTGTGTCCCTCAGCCACACGGGGTTCTCCCCAGCCGGGGGCTCTGCACGGGCTCTTCCCCGAGAACATTGTTTCGGGGTATCCCCCGACCCTCTTTCTCCTTGGTGGCTCTGTGCTAACATCGCCTGCCTGAGGCCCCTGCGCTGTTTGCTTTCCCCTCTGGCACTCACACCCCGATCCTCCTCGGTCTCCCGTCTTAGAACGTCAGCCCCACAGGCCGGGCTCCCCGTTTGGTTCCTCAGTGCTGCGTCCCCAGCAGTTGAGACGCTGCCCGGCAGGCAGGGGGAGCTCAGTAACATTgtcaaatgagtgaatgagtgaatgaatgaatgacagatAACTAAAAACGATGGTTGGAGGAACTTCGGTTAAACTCCAGGAGTTAAATCTCCTCCCATCACAGAAGGAGCTTTGGGGTGGACCGGCAGGCCTGGCCGGGATGAGCCCACCTAATCCTCCAGACTGTCCCGTGAGGAACGGAGATGACATCCCCCCTCTACAGGCGGGAAACCGAGGCACAAGAGGTTGGAGCCCCTGCCCCGGGCTATGGGGGATCCGACTCCAGCAGCCGGGACCTGGCCTCGCTCGGCCACTCTGCAGCCTCACCCGTCTCTCTTCTCCAGGCTGCCACGACCGTGCCATCCTGCTCTACGAGTACGTGGGCAAGCGGACGGTGGACCTGCAGCACACGGAGGTCCCCGACGCCTACCGGGGGCGCGGCATCGCCAAGCATCTCGCCAAGGTAGGGCCGGAGCAGGTGGGGCCGGGGCGGGGTCATGCGTCCCAGGGCACGGCGACCGGAGGCCGTCTGCTTCTGCAGCAAACGCGTCGTGGCCGCCGAGCAGGGGCGGTGGGCAGAGCAGGATCCGCTCTGGCTTCCACGGGGCCGGCGGCTGCTCTCCCAGCTTGAAGGGGCTTCTCCCTGCAGACCTGGTCCCCAGGGAGCGGAGCCCTGGCCTGGCCGGCTCAGCGTGCACCTGCCGTGCTGGGTGCTCTGCAGACGAGCCTGACCCCCACCCCCCGGGCCCGGCACGTGGCGGGTGCTCAGTAAACTCTTGCTGAACGAATGAATGACCCAGAAAATCGACCCCAGCCCACTGCAGCCCCCTCCCGCCTCCTTCGGCCCCAGGCTGTGGGGTCAATGGGGGGGTCACGGCAGGGAGTGAGAACGGCCTTAGGCCCTGCTGGGTGGGCTGCCCGGGAGTTGTGGCTGCTGGTGGGGGTCCGTACTCCTGAGGTTCTCCCCGGCTCTGCTCCTCAGCCCTGCAGGCGTCAGGGCTGCCTTCCCGCCCGGCTGCTTGGTGCCCTGAGGCCGGGCTGGGCCGAGGGGGCTTTGCCGACTGGGGGAGGAGCAACTGATCGTGGGTGGGGGTGGCAtccccctctttccttcctgcGGGGGCgtggggtgtatgtgtgtgtgtgtgtagacggGGGTTAGCGCTGCTAACAGGCTCCGAGTGGGGGACCCCTTCACCTGGAGGCCCCAGCTGGGGTCTGCCTTTCCCAACGGCGACGCTGGGTCAGCCTGAGGCTGCCCTGTCCCTGGCTCAGGAAGGGCCTTCCCGGGGCTTCGTGCTGACTCGGGAAACGCGGGTGTGGGCCCAGAGCCCTGTCACTAGCTCTGCGTGGACCCCCGTGAGCTCAGGTGAGATGCAGGCAGGACTCGGGTTTCAGGGGGAGCCAGAGCGGCTGGGCCAGGAGGGGTCAAAGGTGCCTTTGTAAAGGTCACCtgctccccccccaccccgaccTGGCCGCCCCACCCAGGCTGTCCCCCGCTTTGCCCAGCGAATGTCCTGCAAGGCCTGGGGGCTGTAAAGATGGACCGGGTGTGCTGCTTGCTCTCAAGGCCCGTGAGCTGGGTGGAGGGAGCCCCCACCACACGCGTCCCCAGGGACATTTGCGTTTGGGAGCCGCAGGGCAGAGCTGTCTGCTCTGGGATGGGGGGAGCTGCTGACCCAGCCTGGGGGCCACACAGCGGCTGAGAGCCGGGGCCCACGGCTGCCTCGGGCCTCACGgcctcctggaggaggtggccatGCGGGGGGCTTTGTGTGGGGACTGTAGCCCCATCAGGCTCGTGGTCTTCCCTGCCGTGTGGCCCTGGACAGTTTACCAAACcgccctgcctcagtttccccaaataaAACATGCGGGTGGGAGTGGACCCGTGGCCGGGGTCAGCCCAGGGTGTTGGCGTCGCTACTGCTCTCATCCCCAGTTCTCAGACCCCCCCCCCAGCACTCTTATCCTGGCCGGAAATTCTGACCTCTGTCCCTTCTGCCCCTGAATTCTTGATTCCGGAATATTCTGCTAGAGCGAGGGCACTCAAACTACCTCGGGTGAAGGGccggcttttattttttttagctgCCAATTGACAACAGActgatatttttgtaaaatacaataaagattaattcctagaaaaatgaaatgaaaagaattcGTCACAGACAGGCCCAATTTTTTGAAGAGCCGCCACACTGTCCCCCAcggcggctgcaccattttacgtccCTACCGGCAGCGAATTTGTCCTCCTGtgtctccgcatcctctccagcacttgtagttttcggTTTTTCTGGCAGTGGCCGTTCTAGTCGGTGTGAGACGagtctccttgtggttttgatgtgcgtTTCCCCGACGCTGATGCTGCTGAGCCAGGAGGCGGTGCCCGGGCCGGGGAGTGCGGAGCTGCGGGCTCCGGGCCCGGCTCTCCCGCCCCAGGAGGGAGTCTCTGAAACGCCGGGTGGGCGGGTGGGTGTTTGTGCCCCGTCCTCGTCTCTCTGCGGAGAGGTGCCCCCGTTTACGCCTTGCAGGGAGCAGCGGGCGGGGGGCTGTGGGCGAGGAGGACGAGCCCCCCGTCCGCGTCTGGGGCAGCAGTGTCCGGGGCCCCGGGCAGCAGGAGGGCGGGCGCCGGCCCCACCTTCCCGGTGACGGCCCGGGGCTGCAGCACGCTGACCACCCTTCCTCTCTGCCCGGCCGCAGGCTGCGCTGGACTTCGTGGTGGAGGAGGATCTGAAAGCCCATCTCACGTGCTGGTACATCCAGAAGTACGTCAAGGAGAACCCCCTGCCCCAGTACCTGGAGCGTCTGCAGCCGTGACCCCGGCCCCAGGGCGGAACCACTCCCTTCCGGACCTTCCTGCCGGCCCCGCCCGCCGGCCGTCTGCTCTCAGGAAACCCTGTCCCCGTCGGGAACA encodes the following:
- the NATD1 gene encoding protein NATD1, encoding MAHSASPGAPEPGCPVRVEHDRRRRQFSVRLNGCHDRAILLYEYVGKRTVDLQHTEVPDAYRGRGIAKHLAKAALDFVVEEDLKAHLTCWYIQKYVKENPLPQYLERLQP